The genomic stretch CGAACTTGGCAAGCCTCAGCAATAATTTGTTGTTAGATTCATCTTCCCCATAGATGGAGATGTAATGCCAAGCCTCATATCTAGGGATGCCCTTATGCAACGGCTGCTCAAGGGCATATTTCACTTGTTTTGCAAGAGTAGAATCCAAATGGGGTCCTCCAGATGTCAGATGAGTGGTTGTGAAAGCAAGAGCTTCTTCTAAAATTTCGTCTCCATGTGTTCTAACATGACTAGCTTCGTATAGACTCAACAAACCCCTTGTGTCATAGCATAAGGATTCCTTGAACTTACCCTCAGCATCAATGAATTGGTCAAAGATGCCTGTTTGGAAATTATTTGGAAATAATATGTTAGAAAAATTAGGTGTTAAGGTTTACTAATAGGTGAGTCCACACTAAAACTTAGCAAATCTAGTATGTAAGCTGCGTACCACAAGAGATATTGAAATCATGCTGCCTAAAAAGTCGGAATTGAAGCGCTGCACTAGATAAATCATTAGCTGAATACTCCCCAAAGTTGGTATACACATTAAAGAATTCTTGTAGTTGGTTTTCAATCTCGATATCAAAGTGATGCGAGACACCAAGTCGTTCTATTTTGTCTATAAAGTCGAATCTCTCCATCATAGTCTTTCCGGTTGCCAAAAGCATGCTCGCCACTTCTGCCTTCAACATTTCAATCTCTCTTTCATACATTTCATGTTCCTAAAAGCATCagaaaaatatttctttagtCATATTGTCAAATTGATCGCTTTGATATTGCAGGGAAATGGAACAATTAGAAACTAAACAGGAGAAACCAGACCCTGAAATCTAAGGAAATGCAACAGTGTTacgggcaaaaaaaaaaattaggggaTGAATCCTATATGAAGTCGGGGTAAGAACAAACCAAGTATGACTAAGAAACAGCAAAACAAATATGATAAATCAAACGTCTAGTTCTACGAAAAATAGTAACTAATCTTTTTGTATTTTCCCCCCTCTTGATAGGAGGCTGTGGAATTAATCAAGGGATAGCAATCATGCCAGAATTGATAGCGGATATTACAAAGGATCGTGAACTTGTGGGAGCGGATAAGAATATGGTTCCAACTTATAAAAGGAATAAATATTATATGAACAAAAACATGAGGTTATAGGAGCTGAAGGTAAGTATAACCTCTTTATCGGGAGTAAATGGAGCGATACGATCAGACCAAATGTTTTCCGGAAAGGCTGCTAACGGGCGGACAGTCTCTTGCAGGCTGTTTGAGTGGAAAGAAGCCTGAGTCGACGCCATATTCTTGGGGGAAAATAGGGTAGGCCTATGATCAATTAAGTGTTGTATGCTGTGACCACTTTGATGATTAGCCAGAGTACGTATTTATAGATCCTCCAACCGCCCAAGTAGTCACTAGGAGCCAAGTAGAAAATTTTGCTCACATCAtatattttcttcttcttctaaaaAGGAATGCATGACGATAAAAGTAATAGTGAGAACcaaaaatcaataacaaaaaaaggATAAATAACTTTAATCCTTCTGTGATTTGGTACTTTACTACATACGTCTCCTATGATTTATAAACTTATAGATAACCCTTTCAGAATTGAGGTTAAAATGCCACTATTAATTTTTCTGTTAAAATTAATGgtcaacataaaaaaaaaaaagataccaCATGAATAAGATAACAAATCCTTTTATAATATATTTGTACGACTCTCCACATCATTTGTAACTTTCTCTAATTCTTTTATGAATTTCCCGAAATGCGGCCCTCTCGTGTAAATGTTTGTAGatcattaaataatatatttttcaacTTTACAAATAAAGCGCAATAAATTTTACAACACGTGAAATGAGTGCTTCATAACTAGATCATCTCCTCCCTAAAAATAGtacaaaaaattttgaacaaacatgtaaaattaaattgcttttaaaattattttatgaaagaaatgcaaaataaataGATGGAGCACATGTGCAACATgtgatttgttttgttattacTTGGTATGATTAGTCATCTAGTCTTTTTGTAGTTACAACTGAATACTTTaaatttgttttatatttttatgttgtttacaaTTTTTTCTATAGTTTTTATAATCTCATGATTTTTTTGTATGCcatattaataaattttattaatatattaTGCAATATTAGAGGCTAATTTGGCCAGAACTACATACTTTACATATGTTAAGATCCAATATTCAGGATTAATTAAATCAAAATCAATGTCTTAGGGTACATATACTTTGATCAAAGTGTCGCTGACAAATTTAATTCAACCCCAAATATTAAGGACCAAATATGCCTACttaccaaaaaattaaaatttccgAAGAAAAGATTTGAACAAACTAAAATATTTGTGGATTCATTTATAcataaaaaaaagtaagaaactaAAATTTCCAAATTGACGATGGGACCAAACAACTGCAAGGATAAGATATCTCCCGACGAAATCTTCTTTGTCTGTACAAATTAATTTCTATTGATTATTGCTTCTTTGGGTTTGATAgacaaaaataagtttaaaattggTAGAAATGTAGTTGAAAGTATAGtaaatttattcataatttagTTTTGCAACTTTTAAATATGTTCATACTATTCACATACGGATTTATACGTATAATTTTGCGAAGTACATATTTTCACACTGAACTTTTAACTGTacttgtgaaaaaaaaatcgtATAATATATCTGCGTATGATATCTATACCCATCCCATATTTTATTAGCTATGCTATAGTTACTAGTCCGAATTCATTTTCTTCTTAAACATGTTTCCTTGCGTTCTTTTAATCATTATTATCTGTTTCCTTCTTTTTAAACGTGTATTTTGGCTGGCTTCCATCTGCAGGTCAAATTATATATTAGACACGCCTAAAGATGAGGATTTGGTGATTCAAGGATACAAGACAGAGATGATATTCGTTACATTTATTTGTATCTAGTGCATGTATTTGGTACTACTAGTGCAGTATTTTAATTCAATAAAATGATTATTGTTATCTAAAGTAATAAATGGTACTGTGAATGGTGACAAAATTTTAATGTAGTATGGATACATACAGAACATTATATGGTATAATC from Coffea eugenioides isolate CCC68of chromosome 8, Ceug_1.0, whole genome shotgun sequence encodes the following:
- the LOC113780593 gene encoding viridiflorene synthase-like; amino-acid sequence: MASTQASFHSNSLQETVRPLAAFPENIWSDRIAPFTPDKEEHEMYEREIEMLKAEVASMLLATGKTMMERFDFIDKIERLGVSHHFDIEIENQLQEFFNVYTNFGEYSANDLSSAALQFRLFRQHDFNISCGIFDQFIDAEGKFKESLCYDTRGLLSLYEASHVRTHGDEILEEALAFTTTHLTSGGPHLDSTLAKQVKYALEQPLHKGIPRYEAWHYISIYGEDESNNKLLLRLAKFDYHLLQMSYKQELCEIISWGKGLESVSKFPYARDRFVECYFWAVGTLYEPQHSLARMTFAKVAALITMIDDIYDAYGTLDELQILTDSAERWDSSGADQLSDYIRASYTALLKFNKEVGQKLAKKQRTYAFDKYIEEVRYHVVVRVVI